The DNA window aataaacaatattttgttgcttaaatgtatgtatgggtccatcatttgattcagtaagaAATaagtaccaaattcattcaaactgaaaaatgtggcttcttgtggcaaatatccTTATACTATTAAACTGCTATTAATTGacattaattaatcacaaattatctaattaactagattcattttttaattgaatcccaccccccATCACATTGCACCTGGACCAAAATGGTGTCCACTTAAAAGTCCACATACCAATccaaaaaaactgtttcatatcTAGAAAGGCACTGAGTCAGTGCGAATCTCCACCAAGAGGCTCATTGTAAAAAGTTAGCATCTTGACAGGTACTTGAACCAGGGTCAACAGTGTGTTCCAGTTACCTCTCTATGAATGACAGCTAAATTGACCTGCTGAGACaagagaaatgtttttgtttcttccgGCATATTTGTTTGATTCAAAccctctacttcctgtttacattcgggggaggccatcttggattgcgtaccTGAGGAGGTGAGGATTCTCCAACTTGGAACACACCTGGAACGCACTCTAAACAACCAGGTTACCAGTGAAAATGTTGTAGAAATGTTATCCAGCAACACCAAAACAACACTGAATGACAACATATTTTAGCAACATCTTCTGTTGTCAGGTCACCAACTTTCTGTGGAAGATAAGCAGAAGTTGACTGCTCGATCTATGTCCTTCAGCTCACCTGGGGTCATGAGTTTTAGCTAAAGGTTCGCTCAATAGGGTGCCAGGTCTGCCCCTTAAAGGTTGACCAAAGAAGCTTGGTCATCTAGGAGAGGTCCAAGGTAGAACCACATCTCCTTCACAATGAGAGAAGCCAGTTTCCAGTCTGGGTGACCTCTGGACGGAGGAGGTCAGGGCTATAAGCCGACCCTGGAGGACAGACATCTGGAGGCGTCTCACATTTGACCTGGGAATGCCTCGTAATGACTACAATAGAGTAAGAAGAGGTTTTTCCGAGGAAAAAAAGACTGGGTCCCTTCACTTAAACTGCTGCCCCCGCTTGCTGACTTCAACTAAAGATGCTGCATTTTTCTCCAGCTAATATTTCCATGCAGTACTTCCTTTCATCAAACATCGATGGAAAAAATAGGAGCATTTCTGAGAAAGTGAAATGACCACTGCCCAAACAAATCATCTGATCAGAATGAGTGCACGGCTGTAACTCTGCGAGAACAAATTCGACCGTCACTCCACTCCACAGCACGTCTCcccataaaaatatatttgtaacaTCCGACCTCTGATTTAAACTTCAATATATTTCTTCTGCTCTTTTTCCACGtcctttctgtttttcattttgggaAGACGAGTCGTTTGACAAGAGGCAGATATGGGCACGGGATGATGCAAGCAGCTGTCAAGAAAGCAGacgaacatttcatttcatatctgacacaaatggaaatgaaagacaGAGTCACTGCGGGCTTGTATATTCAGGCGCAAAAGCGCGTCTCTCTCTTAGGACAAGACGACCGTCAAggtgtttttcctctttttcttttttctcctttggTTTGGATTCACGAATATAAAGGCAGGGGCAGCTCTTCCCAGCTGGTGGGGTTCATTTGAACctcacatttatatatttttcgcTTCATGTcctaacaataaaacaatgtggatTATATTTAAGTAGTATGAAGGGTGCAATTGAATGCCTGCCATCTATAGAAGTCTACGAATAAAGCAAATAATATACCAATAATAGCAGTAATATTTGTGATAAATATAATATACACCACAAAAACCTTGGTATTATATCATAATGTGTCTTATAATTCTGTTCTAGTCCATGAATAGGCAGCTACTAGAGGCAAAAGAAATCATTCCGAGATGACAGTCTTCTGAGGTAAGTGTTAGGAGGACGCCACGTGACAACTCAAAGGCTACTCTGAGAAGTACCATCACTGGGCAGAGAGGAGTGACAACAAGATTACTGGTCTGCGGCTCGCGACAATTCCTCCGCCGTCAAGAGTTATATTTTATTCCGTCACTCAACACTTCCTTCAGGTGAGACCCCACTTTACATGTTGGCAACAGGTATCCATTTCCAAACGACCTGAAAAATGTCTGTCACTGTGGGAGGAGAAAGTCCTGGGTTTTAATGTTAAACCAAGTAGCAAATGATGGTTTACAATTAGCTCCCAGCTGCTCTGTCATTATGTGGTTTTACAGCAAGCCTCAGGCTGCTGCATATGGACCCTTGAAATACGTAGAGCTGTAATTAAGGATGAAACGGTTtcgctgtttttctttcacagaaGCTAGTCGGAAATACCTCAAGTCAGACGGGAGCTGGAATGTTAACGCCACTTTTGTTGgggaaaacaaatgtgtctgATAAAGAAGTGATatccagaaaagaaaaaaaaatgagatcaGAAACATGTACTGCTGCTGACACCTATAGGGCAAAAATAATCTTacaccacaaaaacaatgtatactttaaaaatctttattcaaaaattaaaataattcacaGTTCATTTGAAATAAGAAACAGGAAAATGTAACGTGGTGGCAAAAGTACCCATGTGAAATCAGACAGCTTGAGTAAAAATGATATGCACAAAAAGAAACCAGCAGGTTGCTCAAAACATGGGTGATTGTAACTGCAAAATGTGGAATACAAAGTCGCACATGATaacaaaatataattttttgcTGGAGCtaaaaagcataaaaatatagcgtctattatataaaatatttatacagATACAGAATAACATGAGAAAACCTCTAGAAATGCAGATGTGTTCACAAgctcgacaaaaaaaaaaaaaaaaaaaaacgaaccaTGCTTGTCGGCGACAGACTTGCTCGGAAAACTTTAAAATACAGCTCAGCCAAAAACTTGCCTTAATCTCTCAGTGTTTCACAGTGGTTTTGCTCTTAAGGAATCTGCTTCTGactagtgtaaaaaaaaaaacttctctcAAGAATAGAGATGCGTCTGAAACAACTCCACAGTCTGAGTCCACATCAAAATACAGTTCGTtttaagccttaaaatagtGTTGCCAACTCTCCAATTAAAATAAATCGCctaaaataactttattaaaaGTGTCTCATGTGTGGAAGAAATACAGTAAAGGTCTTTTTTTCAACAATATACAGTGTAATTACTTATTATTAGTCGATTAGTCATCAGCAATATTGCACTTTTTTGGTGTTTAGTACTGCTGTGTGCCACCAACTACATGTGATTGCACTGTTCTTAAAATACatgcttttaaaatgttgacaaaagaccaagaaacacaataacaatacagTAATACAATTTTTCAAACATATAGCAGAGAATAACttctatatttcatttaaaatatgacGCTGAAGCGACGTTCACTTCAAGATTTTTCTTGTCAGGAGACTGCATTCATCACTGAGAATAAAATCCCCATAGATCACATTGTACCAAGCACTTGTCACAAATTTAAATAGAAACTTAACACAAGGAAAATTGAAATGTTTGGCTTCACAGCATTTAAAAGTATGATGCATATATCAAACCAGAAAGTCGACACTTCCATTAATCAACACACAATGTTCACATCACCAACAGCAAGATGGTTGGAAGTGAACTAAATTAAAAATGATGCAGAGTTGATGGTTATCTATTCATCCCTCAAACTTGGATCATTGTGTCCTTCCATACTGAAGAGTACTCATCACTTCCTTCCTGTCAACAATACTGTGTACTAAAGAGCTAAATTGGAAACCACAAAAATAGATTTCATCTTGCCACAAACATACTGCCACGTGTTTAAGTTAAGAAGAAAAGACTCAAGAAATGTGTTCAGTCAAAAGCCGGAAGAACAACATATTTCAGCTCAAGGCACCAGCATTTCGAATATCGAATTACAACTCACACAAGAGCGCAAAATGAAATGCGTCAGTATATCTACACTGGTTACTTCTGATTCTCAAATGTCCGTTAAAATATAGAAGCGGCAAAgctcttcataaaaaaaaaaaaaatctaaaaaccCTTAGTGCAAAAGTAGAGtgtgctgctgaaaacacaatttattcTTATAGTAAATTTGGGGATTTGATGACATGAAAAGCTGTGCTGtcgatttatttctttttattgcccGATGCAGCAGAGGTTCCCGCAACACACTGTGGGAAGAGTTGTAAACATTTAGGTTCTTCACTGCATTTATTTGTCTGTTATTAACTACTTGATATGAATACCTTAGTTACGACTGCACTTTGGATGATTGGATCTCAGGTCAGACCTGAACATGGATGAAATTTTAGAATTTGTTCAGTCAAAGCTAGCGGACTTCTCAAGTGCTATTTCCTTGTTCTTGTTCGAACAGCAGCATGGCGAGCTGGGATCGAGAGCCAAGGCCCTCCAAGTTGCTCTGGACACAGCGATGATATATCTCTTCGCTGAGCCTTGGGTTGCATGACTGTTGGCGGTACTGCTGGTGCAACGCCGGCTCTATCGCCCTGAACACATGCAGACCTGAGTACTTCACAAACATGTCGTAGATGTCCAGGTTCTCCAGGATCTCCTCGTTCTCCTGAACATCCGCCACCATCCTTGTGCGCGTGGCCATGTAGTCCGAGTTGTAGAAACAGGCCTCTTCAAACGACCAGCGATCAAAATGCCCAGCGTCTTTCACCAGATCGATGGTGGTCGGACGCTCCGCGTTGTGATAGGCCACGTCTGGGTTGTAGTCTTGGAAATGTATGGGGAAGAAAACCTGCCAGTTGTTAATGGAATTCATGCGACAGCGGTTGAGAAATTCAGCGTGAACATTTGTGTTGACGTTGGCGAGGAAGAAGAGCGTGTCAACTGGATGTTTCTTGGAGATAATGTCCATGAATTTGATTTGAGACGGCGTCTCAGTCTTGACGCTTATCCAAGGTATTTTCACGGTGGGGTATTTGTGCTCGTACGCATTTATCTGCGATTTGACTTCGGCAAATATATCGTTCTGATTGACTTGCTGCGCCTCCACCGGGTCGTAGATAAATAAGAATGTCAGGATTGCATTTTCACTCGTCTCGAAGGCGTTTGAGGCGAATACTTCGAGAAAACGCTTGACATGGTCTCGCTCTTGGACGGTGAGCGGGATGATGACGTGAACCCGCGTGGCTTCAGTGACATAGGGCATGGGAATGATCTCTATGCGACTCAACGGCCGCACCAGGTGTACTCGCTTGGTGATTGAACGACTGTGACCTTTCTGGTTTACAACTtccagctgcaggtccaggGTGTACTCCATGCCCCTGATGGGGTCAAAGCGCCTGTAGCCATTGATCAACTGCTGTTTCTTCAAGTGTAAAACAGGCTTGTACTTCTTGTTCAGCTCTCCCAAGGCTACGTCGATCACATCAGCCACATCCACGCGGTCAACGCCTCGCAGCTCACACTTAGGAGAACCGTCCGCGCAGGAGTAGATGTCTTTTTCAGTGAAGTACTCCCACTTCAGAACCTCAAAGCGAGACTTGGGCTCAAAGGGAGGGTTGATCCCGATGGGCCATTGGGAACTTCGGTTGCCTTCAAAAGCAACAACGCTGACATTCTTTATTTCTGCCTGTGAAGACACAAAAGGTGTATtaagtaaaatattttcaaaggcTTTGCAGCAGTGGCCCAATACAATAGTTTTCCCCAAATTCCAAAGCAAAGTGAGCAGTGGTCCCTATTGTTTGAGGGATCCATCCGATGTGAAGGCGTTCGGTAGCTGTCACTTCTATTTGGATCTCAAGACTTGTAGCAGGTTCCAGGGCGCAGCTCAGTTGGTATTTTTACATTTCCTGTCTCAACTGGGATActatcacttttttttcactgcataAAGGGGACCACCAGGCTTTGCATCCTTCCCTGCAAGTTGTTCCCAGACTTATATTCATGTTCCGCAAGTCAAACAATGTCAGATTCCATGTTAAATATATATTCCCATTAgggttgggcgatatggacaaaaaagttatcacaataaatgtagTAATTTTGGTGATAATggtaattatcacaataaatccattttcattctattccatgtgttgtacacgcAACAGTCTCTGTTGAAACAGTTTCAtgattcattgtttcatgatttatgcctaaatataatagttaaccaagtgtagagatgagaaattcaatgtttcgtGTCTCTCGTAGAACCCGATCATTTTATTtaaggggttaaattgagccgtctgtcagcTGTATGTCAATAAacgatcatttagtcatattctgttctcaaaatcatgacacaaactgtcagtcctctTCTgtgataataaaacattttcacaattatctctcctaaaatggttgtttttcttttcctttattgaatatttcaaaatactttgagcactttagaatttgttgatggtccctaactgatgctgggtcgtagcattagcgctgcctgccAATTCCGACATAAATATGTGACTCCATGATCGCAGAACACATAAGTTCCCACCCAAGCAGCGCAGCATGATATCACAAATATCAGTAATGACACCAGTCAGCAGTGGGAAAATGCGACCCCAGGTCACCACTAAACGCGATAGCTACTGCAAAACCAGAATGCTTCGACACTTAAGCCTGGCATCCGGCCACAACAAGTTGAGTTTCACGCTGCTCCTGCACTTTTCGAAAGCTTTGAAGAAATGTCGTCATGGTGCATTGCGTTCGCGTGTGGGTGTTTCAAGAATGACACACCCAACAGTATTTCATCGGACAACTGGGAACCCGCCAGGTTGACATGGCAGAGTTATTGGTGAGCAGACTGCACATAGGGCTTTACCTTGAAAATGTACCAAACCACAGGTATTCAACTCGGTCCATAAAGGGTCGGGGCAGTGCAGGTTTTTGATTCAACTAGTAAAGCACACATAGCTCAACCAATCCGGTTTGTTAACTTATGTGCAGTCTATTGGAAAGAACAAATACCTGCACCACCACAGCCCCTTGAGGACCAAGTTCAAGACCCCACCCTATGCTAGGGGGTCATTTTTGAAGACCCCTACACTGAAAGAACCCTCAGAGTGTCTGGTGGACACACTCCCAATGACAAAAATTGAGAGGAATTTAAAACCAGTGGGTAAATACCACGAGAGAATACTCAGCCATTATGTTCTCTTTACCATCACTGAATCTGAGGGACTAAAAACGTCCCTTTAGCATTCAAGCTACCTCGCTACTAAACTCTCACTGCCCTTCAGTTCAAAGTCACATTTTGGCAGACAAAGGCTCTTCTAAAAGTTCCACTTGTTTGATTTTTAAGTTGTTGAAgcctttttttaatcaaaacagACACTCCAGGATATGTGACCTTTTGAAGAGTAGGATCGATAACGTTTGCTCAAGAGCCTTTTGGAAATCACAGCACAGCGATCACAGACTGTCCGACAAAATCCATTCTGCACTTCCGTTGACTTGTTCCTGCTTGGAAAGATATGACTAAAGAGCAAGTTCTATCTTCAGATAAGCCTAACAAAAAGGTTGGTGTCTAGATAATGTGATGCAgacaaaaacctgttttcaagaCTCCAGCAACACGTCTGGTCAGGTTTTACTTAAATGTAGTCACAAGATAATCTCCAGAGACTCGAGCCAGAGATATCCCTCTTTCAATCCATTTCAACTTTGATTTCAGATACCCAGAAGATAAGTAGCCTGAATTGTTTGAGTGGCTGTTGCGATTACAGTCACTTGTTTACTTGGGGTGAAGGTGAagcctttcttttttcttttaaccaTCTTTTAAGAGCGTAGGTGTGGTTTTTTTCCTTCCCACTTCCACTTGTGGGGACTTCTGACACTTGAAAAATCAGCTTACCTGCAGCTTAGCGATGTCATCGTAAGTCTTCTGCAGCTCAATCTCGGCGAAGAATCTGTGCAGCCGGTACATCTGCTCAGGGTCAGACACTGGATGGACAGTCAGAGCGTTCTTTAACTGATCGCTCTGCTCTTTGGCAGGGTCCGAGTTTTTTCCCAGCTCataatgatgataatgaagCCCCTGTGAGGACACAAAGAGCTCTTTTATACCAAACGCTGCTCGACAGAAACGTGCCTAATGAAGAAATACAGACTTAAACAGCACAATCATAAATAGTCATAAAGGGCTGAACGGCATTGCGTAAACAATAAGAGTCCATTACACTAAAAGAGAATAGATTTCAGTTTAGGCTGacaacaacaga is part of the Synchiropus splendidus isolate RoL2022-P1 chromosome 10, RoL_Sspl_1.0, whole genome shotgun sequence genome and encodes:
- the chpfa gene encoding chondroitin sulfate synthase 2, which translates into the protein MRFSAFISVLRSVGPVVIGISLGFTLSLLSVNWSDEACYLDGDEGEDVTLAQDALLKGARKPNSISVINEVDSEEDFEPRIVPYNQVQQSAPKKVFRAKYISTELGMRERLFVGVLTSKNTISTLGVAVNRTISHHFDAVVFFTGMRNRKVPHGMFVVCHGDERLIWNMFQTIKYVLDHYINEYDWFYFVQDDAYTEADRIKDLVEHLSMDRELYMGSPEEFIGGEMEGRYCYGGFGYLLSRTLLLRLQPFLENCRNDILSARPDEWLGRCIIDYTSINCVSDYEGLHYHHYELGKNSDPAKEQSDQLKNALTVHPVSDPEQMYRLHRFFAEIELQKTYDDIAKLQAEIKNVSVVAFEGNRSSQWPIGINPPFEPKSRFEVLKWEYFTEKDIYSCADGSPKCELRGVDRVDVADVIDVALGELNKKYKPVLHLKKQQLINGYRRFDPIRGMEYTLDLQLEVVNQKGHSRSITKRVHLVRPLSRIEIIPMPYVTEATRVHVIIPLTVQERDHVKRFLEVFASNAFETSENAILTFLFIYDPVEAQQVNQNDIFAEVKSQINAYEHKYPTVKIPWISVKTETPSQIKFMDIISKKHPVDTLFFLANVNTNVHAEFLNRCRMNSINNWQVFFPIHFQDYNPDVAYHNAERPTTIDLVKDAGHFDRWSFEEACFYNSDYMATRTRMVADVQENEEILENLDIYDMFVKYSGLHVFRAIEPALHQQYRQQSCNPRLSEEIYHRCVQSNLEGLGSRSQLAMLLFEQEQGNST